From one Peptoniphilaceae bacterium AMB_02 genomic stretch:
- the saoC gene encoding Cys-Cys-COOH (seleno)protein SaoC: MKKIITTLIIVAILIGGYAIYTINREIVLDTDIGVEENNKLLRHFKEVFESEVPVKAGYADINNDLIPDLVVVYRDNEQDKNFMCAVLDFKDEYFITGSIPAPYENVEIQFKDIDEKDEMEFIVSGSKDGNYGYAIYRLSEEKQLRDLFSENMEDCC; encoded by the coding sequence ATGAAAAAAATAATCACAACATTAATTATCGTAGCTATCTTAATTGGAGGTTATGCTATATACACAATAAATCGTGAGATAGTACTAGATACTGATATTGGAGTAGAAGAAAACAATAAACTGCTAAGACATTTTAAAGAAGTCTTTGAAAGTGAAGTTCCGGTCAAAGCGGGTTATGCTGATATAAACAATGACTTGATACCTGATTTGGTAGTCGTCTATAGAGATAATGAGCAGGATAAAAATTTTATGTGTGCTGTATTGGACTTTAAAGATGAATATTTTATTACTGGGAGCATACCTGCACCATACGAAAATGTAGAAATACAATTTAAAGATATAGATGAAAAAGACGAAATGGAATTTATAGTATCTGGAAGTAAAGACGGAAACTATGGTTATGCCATATATAGATTATCAGAAGAAAAACAGCTTCGAGATTTATTTAGTGAAAATATGGAAGATTGTTGTTAA
- a CDS encoding IS256 family transposase, with protein MARRKKLSEGKKEIISYLINEYEIESAKDIHDAIKDLLGDTIESMLEAEMEHHLGYETNQRSDNENSRNGYKTKRIRSSMGESEISVPQDRDSSFEPQIVKKRQKDISEIENKVIGMYARGLSTRQISEQIYDIYGFEVSDGLVSDITDKILPEIEDWQKRPLSETYPVVFIDAIHFSVKEEGLISKKAAYIILGINEDGLKEVLGIYVGQNESSKYWLGVLNSLKNRGVKDIYIICSDGLIGIEESISAAYPKAEWQTCIVHMVRNTLKYVSYKDRKQFANDLKTIYHAPDEEVANKNRLKVAEAWDKKYPGSMDRWEREWNSITPIFKYSKEVRKIIYTTNAIESLNSSYRRLNRNRSVFPSATSLMKALYLATNIIAKKWNIPLRSWGSIVGELRIMHDLEN; from the coding sequence ATGGCAAGAAGAAAAAAATTAAGTGAAGGAAAAAAAGAAATCATATCTTATCTAATCAATGAGTATGAAATTGAGTCAGCAAAGGACATACATGATGCTATTAAGGATTTACTAGGAGATACTATAGAAAGCATGTTAGAAGCCGAAATGGAGCACCATTTAGGATATGAAACAAACCAAAGAAGTGACAATGAAAACTCTAGAAATGGATACAAAACTAAAAGAATACGATCAAGTATGGGTGAATCTGAAATATCAGTACCTCAAGATAGAGACTCAAGCTTTGAACCTCAAATTGTAAAAAAGAGACAAAAAGACATATCTGAGATAGAAAATAAGGTAATAGGAATGTATGCAAGAGGTTTGAGTACTAGACAAATATCTGAACAAATCTATGATATCTATGGATTTGAAGTTAGTGATGGACTGGTTTCAGACATAACCGACAAAATTCTGCCGGAAATAGAAGACTGGCAAAAAAGACCACTGTCAGAGACTTATCCTGTAGTGTTCATTGATGCTATTCACTTTTCTGTTAAAGAAGAGGGTTTAATATCAAAGAAAGCAGCATATATAATACTCGGAATAAACGAAGATGGGCTTAAAGAAGTATTAGGAATATATGTAGGACAAAACGAAAGTAGTAAATACTGGTTAGGAGTCCTAAATAGCCTAAAAAACAGAGGAGTAAAAGATATCTACATTATCTGTTCAGATGGACTAATAGGTATAGAAGAGTCCATATCAGCGGCATATCCAAAAGCTGAGTGGCAAACCTGTATAGTTCACATGGTAAGAAACACATTAAAATACGTATCGTACAAAGATAGAAAACAATTTGCAAATGATTTAAAAACAATATATCACGCACCTGACGAAGAAGTAGCAAATAAGAATCGTTTGAAAGTAGCTGAAGCATGGGATAAAAAATATCCAGGATCAATGGATAGATGGGAAAGGGAGTGGAATTCAATAACGCCAATCTTTAAGTATTCTAAGGAAGTTAGAAAAATAATATATACTACGAATGCTATAGAGAGTTTAAATAGCTCATACAGACGGTTAAACCGTAATAGATCAGTATTCCCAAGTGCTACGTCACTGATGAAAGCACTATACTTAGCTACAAATATAATTGCAAAGAAATGGAATATTCCATTAAGAAGTTGGGGATCAATAGTAGGAGAATTGAGAATAATGCATGATTTAGAGAACTAA
- a CDS encoding zinc ribbon domain-containing protein YjdM, producing the protein MINCPKCNGEYGYEDGNGYSCPECGHFWTDLCLEEEKVMDAVGNELQDGDDVTLVQDVKLGKQVLKRGTKAKSIRIIEPVDGHDLEGKIDGVGNLYLKSSIVKKL; encoded by the coding sequence ATGATTAATTGCCCGAAATGTAATGGTGAGTATGGATATGAAGATGGAAATGGGTATTCTTGTCCTGAATGTGGACACTTCTGGACTGATCTATGTCTGGAAGAAGAAAAGGTAATGGATGCGGTTGGTAATGAACTTCAAGATGGTGATGATGTAACCCTCGTCCAAGATGTCAAACTAGGTAAACAGGTACTTAAGAGAGGAACCAAGGCAAAATCTATAAGGATTATCGAGCCGGTTGACGGTCACGATCTTGAAGGTAAAATTGACGGTGTTGGAAATCTCTATTTGAAATCTTCAATCGTAAAAAAACTATAA
- the saoA gene encoding ABC transporter ATP-binding protein SaoA — protein MKLKIDNVSKTFNNHGKIHRVLTDISFQVADGEFITLLGPSGCGKTTMLTIIAGFQTADTGVVKLDDKVITAPGPDRAFVFQNYALFPWMTVEDNIRFPMVQMKVSKEKQNILMDYLLEISNLKGHEKLYPHQISGGMKQRTALVRALANMPKVLLMDEPLGALDMRMRQKLQSELEEIWTNEKLTIIMVTHDVEEAVYLSDRVILMSANEGEIVVNQKIDLERPRNRTSPEFLELVRTLSDKISLGDFE, from the coding sequence ATGAAACTGAAAATTGATAATGTTTCAAAAACTTTTAATAATCATGGAAAGATACATAGAGTTTTGACTGATATCAGTTTTCAAGTTGCTGATGGGGAGTTTATAACTCTCCTAGGACCATCAGGCTGCGGGAAAACTACAATGCTTACTATTATTGCCGGTTTCCAAACAGCAGACACCGGAGTTGTAAAACTTGACGATAAGGTGATAACAGCACCAGGACCGGATAGAGCATTTGTTTTTCAGAATTATGCGCTTTTCCCTTGGATGACTGTGGAAGATAATATAAGGTTTCCCATGGTACAGATGAAAGTATCTAAAGAAAAACAGAATATCTTAATGGATTACTTACTTGAAATATCCAATCTGAAAGGACATGAAAAACTTTATCCTCATCAAATATCAGGAGGAATGAAACAGCGTACAGCTCTTGTAAGAGCACTGGCAAACATGCCAAAAGTATTACTTATGGATGAACCGCTCGGTGCATTGGATATGAGAATGAGACAAAAACTACAATCGGAATTAGAAGAAATTTGGACAAACGAGAAACTGACCATAATAATGGTAACCCATGATGTAGAAGAAGCTGTATATCTTAGTGACAGAGTAATACTAATGTCTGCAAATGAAGGAGAAATCGTAGTAAACCAGAAAATAGATCTTGAAAGACCAAGAAATCGAACTTCGCCTGAATTCTTGGAACTGGTCAGAACTTTGAGTGACAAAATTTCATTAGGAGATTTTGAATAA
- the saoL gene encoding MerB-like organometallic lyase SaoL gives MKKKIDINNVINLETGLTSGEKEARITILNRMIAEKGPLDLECMEYDLKIMVNKLIKKKKIVVEDNKVKFAYPVSSIQTAHRIILDDGRDYYAMCAIDSLGSSFTFHSDLTIESKCAVTGDPIYIKISDGEIVEYSPKSIQAIHVDLSLNTEWASSC, from the coding sequence ATGAAGAAAAAAATTGATATAAATAATGTAATTAATTTAGAGACAGGACTTACTAGTGGCGAAAAAGAAGCTAGGATTACCATACTAAATCGCATGATAGCTGAAAAAGGCCCACTGGATTTAGAATGTATGGAATATGATTTAAAAATAATGGTAAATAAACTTATAAAAAAGAAAAAGATCGTAGTAGAAGATAATAAAGTAAAATTTGCATATCCTGTATCAAGTATTCAGACAGCGCATCGTATAATTTTGGATGACGGCAGAGACTACTATGCCATGTGTGCTATAGACTCTTTAGGATCGTCATTTACATTCCACAGTGATTTGACAATAGAATCTAAATGTGCCGTTACTGGAGATCCTATTTATATCAAAATCTCAGATGGTGAGATTGTTGAATATAGTCCCAAAAGCATACAAGCTATACATGTAGACCTTTCTCTTAATACCGAATGGGCATCATCTTGTTGA
- the saoE gene encoding efflux transporter SaoE, giving the protein MIIEYISAIIRASISILNSASPWIVCSYIIAGLLHDVLPAGKFLKHLGTKKISAILYTTISGMFLPICSCGTIPLGISMYYSGAYLGPVLAFMTSTPVINPIAVVLSYGLLGRDITLLYIGIGFILPFIIGIVGNNLAGEELCFENASVHMQGELRDERSLTDKLRDGMSWVINDFGLTISKYVISGMLMAGFILVTFPSSLIQKYLGNPSALSLLNIAILASVMYVCAVGHIPFIAAMIASGASPGSAVTFLIAGASTNIAELISIYKMIGKRAAILYGGFVTLLSLFFGYITNLILMPGFKPSISISSIDYSINYANKLMVIFPEWSKYAASTIIFGFFSYAMYQKLRCFLEQRFA; this is encoded by the coding sequence ATGATTATAGAGTATATATCGGCCATAATCAGGGCTTCGATAAGTATCTTAAACAGTGCTTCACCTTGGATAGTATGCAGTTACATAATTGCAGGCTTGCTACATGATGTACTACCTGCAGGTAAGTTCTTAAAACACCTTGGAACCAAAAAAATCTCAGCAATATTATATACTACCATTTCCGGTATGTTTCTGCCAATATGTAGCTGTGGAACTATACCGCTAGGTATTAGCATGTATTATTCTGGAGCGTATTTAGGACCTGTTTTAGCTTTTATGACTTCAACTCCAGTTATAAATCCAATAGCGGTGGTACTTTCCTATGGATTACTAGGAAGGGATATTACTCTCTTGTATATAGGTATAGGATTTATACTTCCTTTTATTATTGGGATAGTAGGAAACAATCTAGCAGGAGAGGAATTATGCTTTGAAAATGCTTCAGTTCATATGCAAGGTGAATTGCGAGATGAAAGGAGTCTTACAGATAAGCTAAGAGACGGTATGAGCTGGGTTATAAACGACTTTGGATTAACCATAAGTAAGTATGTAATATCGGGTATGCTAATGGCTGGATTTATTCTGGTTACCTTTCCTTCATCTTTAATACAAAAATATTTAGGGAATCCAAGTGCTTTATCATTGTTAAATATAGCAATACTTGCATCTGTCATGTATGTATGTGCAGTGGGGCATATACCTTTTATTGCTGCCATGATTGCGAGTGGTGCATCGCCAGGATCTGCCGTAACTTTTCTAATAGCTGGAGCTTCCACCAATATTGCGGAGCTTATAAGCATATATAAGATGATTGGTAAAAGGGCAGCGATATTGTATGGTGGTTTTGTAACATTACTGTCTCTTTTCTTTGGATATATAACTAATCTAATACTTATGCCTGGGTTTAAACCATCCATAAGCATCAGTTCCATAGATTACTCAATTAATTATGCAAATAAACTAATGGTAATATTTCCTGAGTGGAGCAAGTATGCTGCTTCAACTATAATATTTGGATTCTTTTCATATGCAATGTATCAAAAGTTAAGATGTTTCTTAGAACAGAGGTTCGCATAA
- a CDS encoding DUF2254 family protein, which yields MILIVWFLDIKDIEIKSMLPQFLLLSVDVSKSFLSTLAGVFLTVATFTFTTILTVMTTYSSSFTPRVVQRFIDKPHVLSLIGIFIGGFFYSVLSLFIMQYVSSGQKVFAGTLGVVYAITSIIVFMLFVQQVIRDIKVVNLIQDIYDEALILVGIEAEQRKNSQRFEEEKIGKTIGIYANKTGYFYDVDFEGIMKQIGDISCELVIHKKIGEYISKGVYIADLNLTESELPDELKEEKGEFLNKISDSFLINKTKNMSQDYHYEITTLIEIALRAISPGINDPNTAINAIGKISNLLGQLFSTENKFIVLKSTENAKIIYTSYSTQEELYLSFYQLIFYGKEDPSVGYSILEGLYLIYMIADDSAKDSIVEFFNYAYDVIYQSMKTEFDKKHIKDIRDDFFENKDEESDAYAVREEGAQSF from the coding sequence ATGATACTGATTGTTTGGTTTTTGGATATTAAGGATATAGAAATCAAATCAATGCTGCCTCAATTTTTACTATTGTCAGTGGATGTTTCAAAATCTTTTTTATCAACTCTAGCCGGTGTATTCCTAACAGTAGCTACCTTTACTTTTACGACAATACTTACTGTTATGACCACTTATAGTTCAAGCTTTACTCCAAGAGTTGTTCAGAGGTTTATCGATAAGCCGCATGTATTGAGTCTTATTGGAATTTTTATTGGTGGTTTCTTTTATTCAGTACTTAGTCTTTTTATCATGCAATATGTATCAAGTGGGCAAAAAGTATTTGCGGGCACTTTAGGGGTTGTGTATGCGATTACGAGTATAATTGTATTCATGTTATTCGTGCAGCAGGTCATTCGAGATATAAAAGTTGTAAATCTTATCCAGGATATCTACGATGAAGCTTTGATACTAGTAGGAATTGAAGCTGAGCAAAGAAAGAATTCTCAAAGATTTGAAGAAGAAAAAATAGGCAAGACAATTGGTATATATGCAAACAAGACAGGCTATTTTTACGATGTAGACTTTGAAGGAATCATGAAACAAATTGGTGATATTTCTTGCGAACTGGTAATTCATAAGAAGATAGGGGAGTATATATCAAAAGGCGTTTACATAGCCGACTTGAATTTAACCGAATCCGAATTACCTGATGAACTTAAAGAGGAGAAGGGCGAGTTTTTAAATAAAATATCGGACTCTTTCCTAATCAATAAGACGAAAAACATGTCTCAAGATTATCATTATGAGATTACTACACTGATAGAAATTGCACTAAGAGCAATAAGTCCCGGAATCAACGATCCGAACACTGCGATAAATGCCATAGGCAAGATTTCCAATCTACTAGGTCAGCTTTTTTCAACCGAGAATAAGTTTATTGTGCTAAAAAGCACCGAAAATGCCAAGATCATCTATACTTCCTATTCTACTCAAGAAGAATTATACTTAAGTTTTTATCAACTCATATTTTACGGCAAGGAAGATCCATCAGTTGGATACTCAATTCTAGAAGGACTATACTTAATCTATATGATAGCTGATGATAGTGCAAAGGATAGTATAGTTGAGTTCTTCAACTACGCATATGATGTAATCTACCAGTCGATGAAAACTGAATTTGACAAAAAACATATAAAGGATATAAGGGATGATTTTTTTGAGAACAAAGATGAAGAGAGCGATGCTTATGCGGTGAGGGAAGAAGGGGCTCAAAGTTTTTAA
- a CDS encoding IS1182 family transposase: protein MLKDQENKQLTIDTIELDNLIEALGCPTSKIDYINDFDFSEIVEEITNSYCLDNGRPAYPVEVMLKTIILQYFEKFTDREVVWHLQSNLVYKRFVGLGLYDNVPTYSTIAKFRIERLNEDILNNLLTCLNIQLIKKKEIKGKIISIDATHSASKAKKLTPGEYLNQLLKQLNEILKFNTAEEISIDIPKIPRGTSIKEEVKTVISKVKETLEMLESLENEDEENIIPGLKISIEMEEYQSLKTELKEKIEDERFLKGLEEHSLSDPDARVGHKSKNKVFYGYKDELIADIESRYILATNTYPGNYCDGMEFKELLDKVLKLGIKPEKLLGDKAYFKGEILKTADEKEIQPYIPINLGSYKEKEGFEYCKDADQFTCKHGNETVSVCKIKEKDSEITRRVVYTFNSKMCKICPDRKECVTEKKYVAKRIECTINYGVYNKCAAVMQKEGAKEIAKQRSVHESINHELKNVFEGKTQQSYGLISARKNGLLRALMVNFNRYALNKMKQE from the coding sequence ATGTTAAAAGACCAAGAAAATAAGCAACTAACTATAGATACTATTGAATTAGACAATCTAATTGAAGCATTAGGATGTCCAACATCTAAAATCGACTATATAAATGACTTTGATTTCTCAGAAATAGTTGAAGAAATAACCAATAGCTACTGCTTAGACAATGGTCGACCTGCTTATCCTGTAGAAGTGATGTTAAAAACCATCATACTCCAATACTTTGAAAAATTTACAGATAGAGAAGTAGTATGGCACCTTCAATCTAATCTAGTATACAAAAGATTTGTAGGACTTGGGCTTTATGATAATGTACCTACCTATTCTACGATAGCAAAATTTAGGATTGAAAGACTAAATGAAGACATCTTAAATAATCTCTTAACATGTTTAAACATTCAATTAATCAAAAAGAAGGAGATTAAAGGTAAAATAATAAGTATAGATGCTACACACAGTGCATCAAAAGCCAAGAAATTAACACCTGGAGAATATCTTAATCAGCTTTTAAAACAGCTAAATGAAATACTTAAATTTAATACAGCAGAAGAAATAAGTATTGATATACCCAAAATACCAAGAGGTACATCAATAAAAGAAGAAGTAAAAACAGTTATCAGTAAAGTAAAAGAAACACTAGAAATGCTTGAATCCTTAGAAAACGAAGATGAAGAAAACATAATCCCCGGTTTAAAAATAAGTATAGAAATGGAAGAGTATCAATCACTAAAAACAGAACTAAAAGAAAAAATAGAAGATGAAAGATTTTTAAAAGGATTAGAAGAGCACTCATTATCAGATCCAGATGCACGAGTAGGTCATAAAAGTAAGAACAAAGTATTTTATGGATACAAAGACGAACTAATAGCAGACATAGAAAGTAGATATATCCTAGCTACTAATACCTATCCCGGAAACTACTGTGACGGTATGGAATTTAAAGAACTACTTGATAAAGTATTGAAACTGGGAATAAAACCAGAAAAACTATTAGGAGATAAAGCATACTTCAAAGGCGAAATACTTAAAACAGCAGATGAAAAAGAAATACAACCCTATATCCCAATAAACCTAGGGAGTTACAAAGAGAAAGAGGGTTTTGAATATTGCAAAGATGCTGACCAATTTACCTGTAAACATGGAAACGAAACAGTTTCAGTATGCAAAATAAAAGAAAAAGACTCTGAGATAACAAGACGAGTAGTATATACCTTTAATTCTAAAATGTGTAAAATATGTCCTGATCGAAAAGAATGCGTTACCGAGAAAAAATATGTTGCAAAAAGAATAGAATGCACAATAAATTACGGAGTATATAATAAGTGTGCAGCGGTAATGCAAAAAGAAGGTGCAAAAGAAATAGCTAAACAGAGATCGGTTCATGAAAGCATAAACCATGAATTAAAGAACGTATTTGAAGGCAAAACTCAGCAGAGTTATGGCTTGATTAGTGCGCGTAAAAATGGATTACTAAGAGCCTTGATGGTCAACTTTAACCGATATGCATTAAATAAGATGAAACAGGAGTGA
- the saoD gene encoding DsrE-related protein SaoD, which translates to MKVAYVLSSSESRRILRDMVIPQMEAGDHVAEVVGMFFVFDNTFMLLENTDLGHRLQKLHEETGMILLACDQCVLEREIEDKLISGADIGCFPVLYGCLANVELDQVITL; encoded by the coding sequence ATGAAAGTAGCATATGTATTGAGTTCAAGTGAATCGAGAAGAATATTGAGGGATATGGTGATTCCTCAAATGGAGGCAGGAGATCATGTAGCTGAAGTAGTCGGTATGTTCTTTGTTTTCGATAATACGTTCATGCTTCTTGAAAATACAGATCTTGGGCATAGATTACAAAAACTACACGAAGAAACAGGGATGATACTACTTGCTTGTGATCAATGCGTTTTAGAAAGAGAGATTGAAGACAAATTGATTTCAGGTGCTGACATAGGATGCTTCCCGGTGCTTTACGGATGCTTAGCGAATGTAGAACTTGATCAAGTTATAACTCTCTAA
- the saoB gene encoding ABC transporter substrate-binding (seleno)protein SaoB gives MAIVCKEAAEEYIAVNNDFEIYAPLVMNSDIILISSDKIKEIGMTANKGFHKDFIIQKYSDVKLHEMNAQALPYSYETGRVDAVIMDITKLGDLKGKVIEPSKEDYVTYVLIVKSDYIKTNEFREFVSSYNEAIERLTKPEEITDYMMEYSNLNERRREEWKVKLLRINGPN, from the coding sequence ATGGCAATAGTTTGCAAAGAAGCTGCTGAGGAGTATATTGCAGTAAATAATGATTTTGAAATATATGCTCCTCTTGTTATGAATTCCGATATTATACTTATCTCAAGCGATAAAATTAAAGAAATAGGGATGACAGCCAATAAGGGATTCCATAAGGATTTTATAATACAAAAATACAGTGATGTAAAACTGCATGAAATGAATGCACAAGCACTGCCATACTCCTATGAAACAGGGAGAGTAGATGCTGTTATTATGGACATCACTAAACTTGGGGACCTAAAAGGAAAGGTGATAGAACCCTCGAAGGAAGATTATGTAACTTATGTACTAATAGTAAAAAGTGATTATATAAAAACAAATGAATTTCGTGAGTTTGTAAGCTCGTATAATGAAGCGATAGAGAGATTGACCAAGCCAGAGGAGATTACAGACTACATGATGGAATATTCAAATCTAAATGAAAGGAGAAGAGAGGAATGGAAAGTAAAATTGCTGAGAATAAATGGACCAAACTAG
- the saoT gene encoding thioredoxin-like (seleno)protein SaoT, with protein MSRILVEFINTUPSCDSIGRNVQDVASKYGDLVEVKLYQTGKDMDYIAKYGMIFSGTMIINEEKRITRLSRKNIELEIGQAVEELKGKMK; from the coding sequence ATGAGTAGAATATTAGTCGAATTTATTAATACTTGACCTAGCTGTGACTCCATAGGGAGAAATGTCCAGGATGTGGCATCAAAATACGGGGACTTGGTTGAAGTAAAACTGTACCAAACAGGAAAAGATATGGATTATATTGCAAAATACGGCATGATATTTAGCGGAACAATGATTATAAATGAAGAAAAGAGAATAACAAGGCTTAGTAGAAAAAATATAGAATTAGAGATAGGACAAGCTGTTGAAGAACTAAAAGGGAAAATGAAATAG
- the saoX gene encoding ABC transporter substrate-binding subunit SaoX → MKKRFVAILVLFSILLTACGGGVDKVEKSGDESKDKVDSHQITVGYYNCDHMVPGPIGEAAGIYKAHGLNVKLTGNGKVPQAMAAGQMDAGYIGARGLVAANGEGAPIVYAANNHIGGSMYLVVSNDIEKPEDLYGQKVAIGDPSKEEGWLCGYSQDLNLSTDPEDYELVNTDSDADSYLALTTGQIKAYTCCDPWGSMAEHEGVGKIISTYYLMDGDIGVCCAFSMNKNFIKEHRELAKKLLKAHVESVKYCYEHPKKAAEIFAEYYSVPIEVAMKTIYMKCVNEGRTITWKLDENQFKHAYKTYEKWDLIKNIPEFEDVVNKELYAEAELDDFDQFIKEKVDPVLPLGMTYEEFEKVANELD, encoded by the coding sequence ATGAAAAAAAGATTTGTTGCAATTTTAGTGCTTTTTTCAATACTATTAACTGCCTGTGGAGGAGGAGTAGATAAAGTTGAAAAGAGTGGGGATGAGAGTAAAGATAAGGTTGATTCACACCAAATAACTGTAGGATATTATAACTGCGACCATATGGTTCCAGGTCCCATTGGAGAAGCGGCAGGGATCTACAAAGCTCATGGATTAAATGTTAAACTTACCGGAAATGGAAAAGTTCCTCAAGCAATGGCAGCAGGACAAATGGATGCAGGTTACATAGGGGCTAGAGGATTGGTTGCTGCAAATGGAGAAGGAGCTCCGATTGTCTATGCAGCTAATAATCATATCGGAGGATCTATGTACTTAGTAGTTTCAAACGATATAGAAAAACCTGAAGATTTATATGGACAAAAAGTTGCTATAGGAGATCCTTCAAAAGAAGAAGGATGGTTATGTGGGTATTCACAAGACTTGAACCTTTCAACTGATCCGGAAGATTATGAATTGGTAAACACAGATTCTGATGCTGACTCATACCTTGCACTTACAACAGGACAGATTAAGGCTTATACATGTTGTGATCCATGGGGATCCATGGCAGAGCACGAAGGTGTTGGTAAAATAATTTCGACCTATTATTTAATGGATGGAGATATTGGGGTTTGTTGTGCATTTTCTATGAACAAGAATTTTATAAAAGAACATAGAGAATTAGCTAAAAAACTCTTAAAAGCTCATGTTGAAAGTGTTAAATATTGCTATGAGCATCCAAAAAAGGCTGCAGAGATATTTGCTGAGTATTATAGCGTTCCTATAGAAGTCGCTATGAAGACAATCTACATGAAATGTGTTAATGAAGGAAGAACGATTACTTGGAAATTAGATGAAAATCAATTTAAACACGCTTATAAAACATATGAAAAATGGGATCTTATAAAAAATATTCCGGAGTTTGAAGATGTTGTTAATAAAGAACTATACGCAGAAGCTGAACTTGATGATTTCGATCAATTCATCAAAGAAAAAGTAGACCCAGTACTTCCTTTAGGAATGACATATGAAGAGTTTGAAAAAGTGGCAAACGAATTGGATTAG
- the saoP gene encoding ABC transporter permease subunit SaoP (Most members of this family are selenoproteins with the selenocysteine residue at the channel-gating position.), with amino-acid sequence MESKIAENKWTKLAQKIQLKENLIKILFYVLLIVIWQVLSLRIGIPLLLPSPMSTLKAFVSSLFDQKIMMNVGITFGRVIKGWLIALAIGVPLGLAMGLSKTFNFVFGGLIHSLRQVPMMAWVPLTIIWLGIGDGPTLFMIAINGLFQIILNTTSGVSGISRDYYNAAKSMGAGKMSIFKNVVLPGALPDILVGARLAIGSGWMSVIUAEFIATSAGLGYSMVEAQSLMQTNVLIALMFMSAFVGFFIDKILQIVNKRLTKWRYQE; translated from the coding sequence ATGGAAAGTAAAATTGCTGAGAATAAATGGACCAAACTAGCTCAGAAAATTCAGCTTAAAGAGAATCTAATAAAAATCCTGTTCTATGTACTGCTAATTGTTATCTGGCAAGTTCTTTCCTTGAGAATAGGAATACCTTTATTGTTACCGAGTCCAATGTCGACCCTAAAAGCTTTTGTCAGCTCGCTTTTTGACCAAAAGATTATGATGAATGTTGGAATTACATTTGGTAGAGTAATAAAGGGATGGTTAATTGCACTTGCAATCGGAGTGCCACTAGGTCTTGCAATGGGACTATCTAAGACCTTTAATTTTGTCTTTGGTGGATTAATCCACTCACTAAGACAGGTTCCGATGATGGCATGGGTGCCTCTGACGATTATTTGGCTTGGAATAGGTGACGGACCAACTCTTTTTATGATAGCTATAAATGGTCTTTTTCAAATAATATTAAATACAACTTCTGGAGTATCAGGCATCTCAAGAGATTATTATAATGCAGCCAAGAGTATGGGAGCAGGTAAAATGAGTATATTTAAAAATGTCGTACTTCCAGGGGCGTTGCCTGATATACTCGTAGGAGCAAGACTGGCAATTGGCAGTGGCTGGATGTCCGTAATCTGAGCGGAATTCATAGCGACGAGTGCCGGGCTTGGCTACTCTATGGTAGAAGCACAGTCTTTAATGCAGACAAATGTGCTTATTGCGCTGATGTTTATGTCAGCTTTTGTAGGTTTTTTTATTGATAAAATCTTACAAATAGTCAACAAAAGATTGACGAAATGGAGGTATCAAGAATGA